The Enterobacter oligotrophicus sequence ATCTGTTCATCAACGGTTCACCGGAACATATGCCGTGGTTCATTCTGACCCTGGGCTTCTTCTCCAGCGCGATTTACACCTCCATCATCACGCTCGGTTCCCTGCAGACCAAAGTGGCCTCGCCGAAGCTGGTCAATTTTGTACTGACCTGCGGCACCATCGGCACCATGCTGACCTTCGTCGTCACGGGCCCGATTGTTGCGCACAGCGGCCCACTGGCCGCGCTGCACACCGCTAACGGGCTATATGCCGTGGTGTTCATTATGTGCTTCGTTCTCGGCTTCGTGACGCGCCACCGCCAGCACAACGTAGCAGCGGCGTCTCACTGATCCCTACGCCCCTTTGCGCTCAGCAGAGGGGCTGTTTCCGGTAAAGAACACCTCTTCTCCCCCCTTGTCCGTTTTTATCCAGGTCTGAGCCAGTTGCGTGGTCGCAATCACGCGTCCCTGACGAATCGACCAGCGCACCGGCACCTGGCAGCGTACCGCTTCAAACCCGCTCTCCGCAGGCAGAATAATCAGGTTAGCCGGATTTCCCGTCTCAATACCGTAATCGCTCAGGCCAAAGGTTCGCGCGCTATTATGGGTAATGAGATTCAGGCCGCTGTCGATTTGCGGATACCCCATCATCTGGCAGACGTGCAGCCCCATATGCAGCACCTGCAGCATATTGCCGGTGCCAAGCGGATACCACGGGTCAAAGACATCATCATGACCGAAGCAGACGTTAATTCCCGCGTCCTGCAGCTCTTTCACGCGGGTAATGCCGCGACGCTTCGGATAGTCGTCAAAGCGCCCCTGCAGATGGATGTTTACCAGCGGGTTGGCGACAAAGTTAATTCCCGACATTTTCAGCAGACGGAACAGCCGCGAGGTGTAAGCGCCGTTGTAGGAGTGCATGGCGGTGGTGTGGCTGGCGGTCACGCGCGGGCCGATCCCGGCCTCATAGGCCAGCGTGGCGACCGTCTCGACAAAGCGCGACTGTTCGTCGTCAATTTCATCACAGTGGATATCCAGCGGACGGTCGTATTTCTTCGCCAGCTCGAAGGCAATATGCAGCGACTGCACGCCATATTCGCGGGTGAACTCGAAATGCGGAATAGCCCCCACCACATCCGCTCCCAGCCTTAACGCCTCTTCCAGCAGCGCCGCGCCGTTCGGGTAAGAGAGAATACCCTCCTGCGGGAACGCCACGATTTGCAGCGTCACCCACGGCGCGACCTCCTGCTTCACCTCCAGCATCGCCTTCAGCGCGGTAAGCGTCGGGTCAGAAACATCGACGTGGGTACGCACAAACTGGATACCGTTGGCGATTTGCCACTTCAGCGTTTTCCATGCGCGTGCTTTCACATCCTCATGGCTGAGCAGCGCCTTGCGTTCGGCCCAGCGTTCAATGCCTTCAAACAGCGTCCCGGACTGGTTCCAGTTCGGTTCGCCCGCCGTCTGGGTGGTATCAAGATGAATATGCGGCTCAATAAACGGGGGTATCGCCAGCCCGCCGCGAGCATTCAATACCTCATAGCTTTCGGTGTGGGTATCGTCCATGGGCGTAATGTCACCAAAACGACCGTTCTCAATGGCGATTTGCCACAGCCCTTCCCGACCCGGTAAACGAACATTCTGGACAAGCCAAAGCGGTGTTGTAGACATACCTTTCCCCCGAAAAACGCGGCTGAAATTTAGGAGTACGCATTTTTAAAAATCCGCCTCCAGTTTGTACACAAAATCGACGAGAACGAAAAGCCAGCGATTTCCACAATTTATAAAAATCCTGACAAATCAGCAATCTACCCACTAAGGGGTAGTTGAAGGCGTATTTGATTTGCATCAATAAGCGCCGTTGCTGAATCGTTAAGGTAGGCAGTAATAGAAAAGAAATCGAGGCAAAAATGAGCAAAGTCAGACTCGCTATCATCGGTAACGGCATGGTCGGCCACCGCTTTATTGAGGATCTTCTCGATAAAGCCGATGCCGATCGGTTCGATATTACCGTGTTCTGTGAAGAACCCCGCAAGGCGTACGACCGTGTGCACTTGTCTTCCTACTTCTCCCATCATACCGCCGAAGAGCTTTCTCTGGTGCGTGAAGGTTTCTATGAGAAGCATGGCGTAAAAGTGCTGGTGGGCGAACGCGCTATCACCATCAACCGTCAGGAAAAAGTGATCCACTCCAGCGCCGGACGCACGGTTTTTTACGACAAGCTGATCATGGCGACTGGCTCGTATCCGTGGGTTCCGCCAATCAAAGGCTCGGAAACGCAGGATTGCTTTGTATACCGTACCATTGAAGACCTCAAAGCCATCGAAAACTGTGCACGTCGCAGTAAACGCGGCGCGGTGGTCGGTGGCGGCCTGCTGGGTCTGGAAGCAGCTGGCGCGCTGAAAAACCTCGGTGTTGAAACCCACGTTATCGAATTTGCCCCGATGCTGATGGCCGAACAGCTGGACCACATGGGTGGTGACCAGCTGCGCCGTAAAATCGAAAGCATGGGCGTGAAAGTTCACACCAGCAAGAATACCAAAGAGATCGTCCAGGAAGGCACTGAAGCGCGTAAAACCATGCGCTTTGCCGACGGCAGCGAGCTGGAAGTGGACTTCATCGTCTTCTCCACCGGTATTCGCCCGCGCGACAAAATGGCTACCCAGTGCGGCCTGGCCGTTGCGCAGCGCGGCGGGATCATGATTAATGACTCCTGCCAGACCTCCGACCCGGATATCTACGCTATCGGCGAGTGCGCCAGCTGGAATAACCGCGTGTACGGCCTGGTGGCTCCGGGTTACAAAATGGCGCAGGTCGCCGTTGACCATATCCTCGGCACCGAAAACGCCTTCACCGGCGCAGACATGAGCGCCAAGCTGAAGCTGCTGGGCGTGGACGTGGGTGGTATCGGTGATGCGCACGGCCGCACCCCGAACTCTCGCAGCTACGTTTACCTCGACGAAAGCAAAGAAGTCTACAAACGTCTCATCGTCAGCCAGGACAATAAAACCCTTCTCGGTGCGGTACTGGTGGGCGACACCAGCGACTTCGGCAACCTGCTCCAGCTGGTGCTGAACGCCATTGAGCTGCCGGAAAACCCGGACGCGCTGATCCTCCCGGCCCACGCCTCCAGCGGCAAGCCGTCTATCGGCGTGGATAAACTGCCGGACAGCGCACAAATTTGCTCCTGCTTCGACGTCACCAAAGGCATGCTGATTTCCGCCATCAACAAAGGCTGCCACACCGTTGCGGCGCTGAAAGCGGAAACCAAAGCCGGTACTGGCTGCGGCGGCTGCATTCCGCTGGTCACTCAGGTGCTGAACGCCGAACTGGCGAAACAGGGCATCGAAGTGAACAACAACCTGTGCGAGCACTTCGCTTACTCTCGCCAGGAGCTGTACCACCTGATCCGCGTGGAAGGCATCAAATCCTTCGACGAGCTGCTGGAAAAACACGGCCAGGGCTACGGCTGTGAAGTATGTAAACCGACCGTTGGCTCCCTGCTGGCCTCCTGCTGGAACGACTACGTGCTCAAACCAGAGCACACGCCGCTGCAGGACACCAACGATAACTTCCTGGCGAACATCCAGAAAGACGGCACCTACTCCGTGATCCCACGGTCTGCGGGCGGTGAAATCACCCCGGAAGGGCTGGTCGCGGTGGGTCGTATCGCCCGTGAATATAACCTGTACACCAAAATCACCGGCTCCCAGCGTATCGGCCTGTTTGGTGCGCAGAAAGATGATCTGCCTGAAATCTGGCGTCAGCTGATTGAAGCAGGCTTCGAAACCGGCCACGCGTATGCCAAAGCGCTGCGTATGGCGAAAACCTGCGTGGGCAGCACCTGGTGCCGCTACGGTGTGGGCGACAGCGTGGGCTTCGGCGTGGAGCTGGAAAACCGCTATAAAGGCATCCGTACCCCGCACAAAATGAAGTTCGGCGTCTCCGGCTGTACCCGTGAATGTGCGGAAGCGCAGGGTAAAGACGTGGGTATCATCGCCACCGAGAAAGGCTGGAACCTGTACGTCTGCGGTAACGGCGGGATGAAACCACGCCACGCGGACCTGCTGGCAGCGGATCTCGACCACGATACGCTGATCAAATACCTCGACCGCTTCATGATGTTCTACATTCGCACCGCCGATAAGCTGACCCGTACCGCCTCCTGGCTGGATAACCTGGAAGGTGGCATCGACTACCTGAAGTCGGTCATTATCGACGACAAACTGGGTCTGAACGAACATCTGGAAGAAGAGATGGCTCGCCTGCGCGACGCGGTGATCTGCGAGTGGACCGAAACCGTGAACACGCCAGCGGCGCAGACGCGCTTCAAACACTTTATCAACAGCACCCAGCGCGACCCTAACGTGCAGGTGGTGGCAGAACGCGAGCAGCATCGTCCGGCGACACCTTATGAACGTATTCCGGTGACTCTGGTGGAGGAAAACGCATGAGCCAGTGGGTAAACATCTGCAACATTAACGACATCCTGCCTGCCACCGGCGTCTGTGCGCTGCTGGGTAAAGAGCAGGTCGCGATTTTCCGCCCTCGCCACGATGAACAGGTCTTTGCCATCAGCAATATCGACCCGTTCTTCGAGGCCAGCGTGCTCTCCCGCGGTTTGATCGCAGAGCATCAGGGTGAGCTGTGGGTCGCCAGTCCGCTGAAAAAACAGCGTTTCCGTTTGAGTGACGGGCATTGCATGGAAGATGAGAGTCACTCTGTGAAGCACTACGACGTCCGCGTGAAAGACGGTAAAGTGCAGTTACGCGGTTAACTATTTTGAGGGAGGCGCAATGCCTCCCTTTTTAAACTTTTTCTTTTATTTTTCAGGATAATCAAACCATGTTTACAGACACTATTAACAAGTGTGCGGCTAACGCTGCGCGCATCGCACGGCTCAGCCAACATAACCCGCTCGGCTTCTGGGTCAGCTCCGCGATGGCAGGCGCTTATGTCGGCCTGGGAATTATTTTAATTTTCACGCTCGGGAATCTGCTCGAACCTTCCGTTCGTCCCCTCGTCATGGGCGCAACCTTTGGTATCGCGCTGACGCTGGTGATCATCGCCGGGTCTGAACTCTTCACCGGCCACACGATGTTCCTGACGCTCGGCGTGAAAGCGGGCACCATCAGCCACCGCCAGATGTGGGCGATCCTGCCGCAGACCTGGGTGGGCAACCTGCTGGGTTCTATATTCGTGGCGCTGCTGTACAGCTGGGGCGGCGGTAGCCTGCTGCCGGTGGATACCAGCATCGTTCACACCGTGGCGCTGGTAAAAACCACGCAGCCCGCGATGGTGCTGTTCTTCAAAGGCGCGCTGTGTAACTGGCTGGTGTGTCTGGCTATCTGGATGGCAATTCGTACCGAAGGCGCGGCGAAGTTCATCGCCATCTGGTGGTGTCTGTTGGCGTTTATCGCATCCGGTTACGAGCATTCCGTTGCCAATATGACGCTGTTCGCTCTCTCCTGGTTTGGTCACCACAACGACGCCTTCACCCTTTCGGGTATCGGCCATAACCTGTTGTGGGTAACGCTGGGCAATACCCTTTCAGGTGCAGTGTTTATGGGGTTAGGTTACTGGTATGCTACCCCGAAAGCGGAGCGTCCGACTCCGGCAAACATCGCAACTGCTCAGGCGAAAGCCCATTCTTAAGAGGTAATGTCGTGGATCACCTGCCGATTTTCTGTCAATTACGCAATCGCGACTGCCTGCTTGTAGGCGGCGGCGATGTCGCTGAACGCAAAGCGCGCTTGCTGTTAGAAGCAGGTGCCCGACTCACCGTAAATGCCCTCACCTTCGCGCCGCAGTTTGAGGTGTGGGCGCAGGAAGGGATGCTCACGCTCATGCAGGGTGAGTTCAACGAATCCCTGCTTGATACCTGCTGGCTGACCATCGCCGCCACGGATGACGATGCAGTGAACCAGCGCGTCAGCGATGCCTGCGAAACGCGCCGAATCTTCTGCAACGTGGTGGACGCGCCGAAAGAAGCCAGCTTTATCATGCCATCGATTATTGACCGTTCGCCGTTAATGGTGGCGGTCTCGTCCGGCGGGACTTCGCCGGTGCTGGCTCGTCTGCTGCGCGAAAAACTGGAATCGATTCTGCCTCAGCATCTCGGCCAGGTGGCGCATTATGCAGGCCAGCTGCGTTCCCGCGTGAAAAAAACCTTCGCTACCGTCGGTGAGCGACGTCGCTTCTGGGAAAAGTTCTTTGTGAACGACAGGCTGGCGCAGTCGCTGGCGAATCAGGATCAACAAGCCGTTGCAGAAACGACAGAGCAACTGCTTAGCGAACCGCTGGATCATCGCGGCGAAGTGGTGCTGGTGGGCGCGGGTCCTGGCGATGCTGGCTTACTGACGCTCAAAGGGCTGCAGCAGATCCAGCAGGCAGATATCGTGGTTTATGACCGTCTGGTCTCCGATGACATCATGAACCTTGTACGCCGCGACGCCGACCGCGTATTCGTGGGCAAACGTGCGGGTTACCACTGCGTGCCGCAGGAAGAGATTAACCAGATCCTGCTGCGTGAAGCGCAAAAAGGGAAGCGTGTGGTGCGTCTGAAAGGCGGCGATCCGTTTATCTTTGGCCGCGGCGGAGAAGAGCTGGAAACCTTGTGCAACGCAGGTATTCCGTTCTCCGTTGTACCAGGTATTACGGCGGCGTCCGGCTGTTCGGCCTACTCCGGTATTCCGTTGACCCACCGTGACTACGCCCAGAGCGTGCGTCTGGTAACCGGTCACCTGAAAACCGGCAGCGAGCTGGACTGGCACAACCTGGCCGCTGAAAAGCAGACGCTGGTGTTTTATATGGGGCTGAATCAGGCCGCGACCATCCAGGCAAAACTGCTGGAGCATGGCATGGATGAAGCAATGCCCGTCGCGCTGGTAGAGAATGGAACATCCATTAAGCAGCGCGTGGTGAATGGCGTGCTGACGCAGTTAGGGGAACTGGCACAGCAGGTTGAAAGCCCGGCGCTGATCGTCGTGGGTCGCGTGGTCGCGCTTCGCGAAAAATTAAACTGGTTTTCCAATCATTAAGAACAATGTTAAATGCCCTGTAACCGGGGCATTTATTAATAAATCAATTTAGCCCCTCTGAATTTACGTTTCTTTATTTTTTATTTAATAACCATCGTGAATAAATAAAACTGTAAAACACGATTTACCCATAAAAAAACCGCCAATAATTCACAAGACAAATAATACGAAAAAACCAGAGACCATTTTTTCCTCCCGTTTATTCTCCATACAGATTTATAATTAATATTAATTCATACATCCAATCTTTTTTGAGGGATTGCCACATGCAAAGGAAAAAATTCCTTGCAGCTGCCATTGCTATTGCGCTGCAAACGTCTTATGCGCCCGTTTTTGCTGCAGAAACACCTGATGATGATAATGATTGCCCAACCAATATTTCGTCATTATCACAAAAAGAGAAAGAAAAACTCTCTGATAAATGTCTCATTCCGTTAGCTGAGCAAGATAATCAATGGGGATGGATCTCCGGTGGTATCGCGGCACTGGCTGCGGGTGTGGCGATTGGTATAGAAAATAACGGAGGGGATGATGCTCATCACAATAACGTCTCTCCCGTACCGCCAGATGATGGCGGCGATGTGACTCCGGTGCCACCGGACGATGGCGACGATAACACACCTGTGCCACCCGATGACGATGACGACACTCCCGTACCCGATACCCGCGTAACAACGTACGATAATGGCGTAACGCTTAATCGCGCACAGAAAACCATTACCATTGATTATCTTGATGTAAACGGCACGGCCTTTACAGACGCCACTTTCACTTACGCCAGCACTGAAGATGGCAAGCACTATATTCTGACTGCGCCAGACAGCACCACGCTGCTTGTCGATAACTGGCATGCCACTGCCCCGGAAAGCGGAAACGGGATGAATGCCGTATTTAGTGGCACGACCGACGACGGGCATTTCTGGAAATACGACAGCCGCGGAAACTTTATTCTTGCATCAGATCAAACCGTTATTACGGATCAGGACAATGCGAATAACAACTTCGATGACGCAATAACCATTGATGGCAAAAATAAAATCACCAATATTATTTCCGGAGACAAAACAAACAATACCATAAATGGTGAAATTGCAACGAGTAACGGCGCAACTGGCTATATCATTACGGGCGACGATACAACAAACACATTTAACAGTGATAGCGTCAGTGATGGAGCCGTCGGCATTCATATCTCAGGAAACCGCGCTGATACGACCCTGAACGGTAAAACGACAACGACAGATGGCGGCTGGGGTGTATTGATTGACGGTGATGATTCGCGTCTCGATAACCACGGAACGGTTGAAGCGATCGGTACGGGATCGATTGGTGCCATTATTGAAGGTGATGATTCCATATTCACGAATGAAGGTGAGATTTCCGCGAAAGACGGCGGTGCCGGGGTACTGATTTCAGGAGACGGGAACACAACCTACAGCAGCGGCACGATCCACGCCGATGGAAAATCCTCCATTGGGATCGCCATCGCGGGTAATGATGCCAATATTATCCAGAATGGCGATTTGATCGTCACCAATGGCGCGTATGGCATCCTGAGCTACGGCGAAGATAATCTGATCGCCAACACAGGAAAAGCAACAGTGCGTGACGATGGCTCGATCGGCTTCATCGTCACAGGTAAAAATAACACTTTCAGTAACAAGGGGGACATCGATGTCTCTCTGAACGGCATCGGCACACTGGTCAATGGCGATGAGTCCACGGTAAAACTTGACGGCGATATCCTCGTCACGGCAGCAAAAGGGAGCGATGGCCTGATGCATGGCGCAACAGGCGTGACGGTATCAGGGGATGCCAATACCACGACAATTTCCGGCGACCTCAACATCAGCGCACTCTTCGCCACGGATGACCAAATTGATAGCAGTGATTCCGTTAACGGCGTGATGGTCAGCGGCAGCGGCAATACCGTGACTCTGGACGGTGAGTTGAATATGGATGTGCACTATGACAGCACGGCTGAAGAAGTCATCAATACCACAGGGCTGACTGTTGAAGGTGAGAATAATACCGTAAACATTACTCAGGGTCTGAATATGGATGTTTCATCACGACCCCAGTCTGAAGAAGCGTTTACTACCGGCATTTACATTAACGGTGCCAATACCGTTAATCTGGGCGGCAACTCCACGCTAACCATCAATTCGCTTACAGGTGGCCGCCAGATGCTGGCGAATGTGCAAAATGGCGGCCATCTCATTCTGAATAAGGATTCTGAAATCGTCCTTAACAAGACCATTAACTCACTTTATTACGATTTCTACTCCTTGTTAAATGCCAGCGGAGAAGGCTCTTCGATAGTGAATGAGGGGACTATCGAAAGTAACGGTATCACGGCGTTAATGTCCGCCGAAAATGAAGGGACGGTGATAAACAAAGGGGTACTGACTACTGTTGTCAACGTCGATGACTCCGCTGTTTTCGAAACATTCGTCAGTGCAAACGGTAAGAATTCTACGGCACATAATGGCAGTGGCGGCATCATCAATTTAACGTCACTGGTAACCCCCACCGGAAGCGCTCAAACAGCCCTGCCATTCTCCCCAATAAACTTTACCTATAAAATTTTTTACGCTATGTCGACGTATGATTACGGTGAAGTCAGCAATGATGCAGGCGCGACCATTTCATTAAATGGCGCGGGTGTCTATGGCATGTCAGCCGTTCAAGGTACTGCGATTAACGCTGGTGATATTTATCTGGATGGCTTCGTTCCTGTTTTAGATGACGCAGGGAATATCATTAGCTCAAGCTACTGGCAAGCCCCGCAATCCTATCTCTATGACACCAGCGCAGCGATGATTGTTGGTTCCGATGACTCAGGCAGAGGCGACGCTACCGCTATCAACACCGGTACTATCACCGTCAAGAATGCCGGTTTCGGTATGACCGCGCTTAACGGTGGCACCGCCATTAACCAGGGCACCATTAATCTGATCGCAGATGAGGGCGTCACCGGTGAAC is a genomic window containing:
- the cysG gene encoding siroheme synthase CysG, translated to MDHLPIFCQLRNRDCLLVGGGDVAERKARLLLEAGARLTVNALTFAPQFEVWAQEGMLTLMQGEFNESLLDTCWLTIAATDDDAVNQRVSDACETRRIFCNVVDAPKEASFIMPSIIDRSPLMVAVSSGGTSPVLARLLREKLESILPQHLGQVAHYAGQLRSRVKKTFATVGERRRFWEKFFVNDRLAQSLANQDQQAVAETTEQLLSEPLDHRGEVVLVGAGPGDAGLLTLKGLQQIQQADIVVYDRLVSDDIMNLVRRDADRVFVGKRAGYHCVPQEEINQILLREAQKGKRVVRLKGGDPFIFGRGGEELETLCNAGIPFSVVPGITAASGCSAYSGIPLTHRDYAQSVRLVTGHLKTGSELDWHNLAAEKQTLVFYMGLNQAATIQAKLLEHGMDEAMPVALVENGTSIKQRVVNGVLTQLGELAQQVESPALIVVGRVVALREKLNWFSNH
- a CDS encoding autotransporter outer membrane beta-barrel domain-containing protein, whose protein sequence is MQRKKFLAAAIAIALQTSYAPVFAAETPDDDNDCPTNISSLSQKEKEKLSDKCLIPLAEQDNQWGWISGGIAALAAGVAIGIENNGGDDAHHNNVSPVPPDDGGDVTPVPPDDGDDNTPVPPDDDDDTPVPDTRVTTYDNGVTLNRAQKTITIDYLDVNGTAFTDATFTYASTEDGKHYILTAPDSTTLLVDNWHATAPESGNGMNAVFSGTTDDGHFWKYDSRGNFILASDQTVITDQDNANNNFDDAITIDGKNKITNIISGDKTNNTINGEIATSNGATGYIITGDDTTNTFNSDSVSDGAVGIHISGNRADTTLNGKTTTTDGGWGVLIDGDDSRLDNHGTVEAIGTGSIGAIIEGDDSIFTNEGEISAKDGGAGVLISGDGNTTYSSGTIHADGKSSIGIAIAGNDANIIQNGDLIVTNGAYGILSYGEDNLIANTGKATVRDDGSIGFIVTGKNNTFSNKGDIDVSLNGIGTLVNGDESTVKLDGDILVTAAKGSDGLMHGATGVTVSGDANTTTISGDLNISALFATDDQIDSSDSVNGVMVSGSGNTVTLDGELNMDVHYDSTAEEVINTTGLTVEGENNTVNITQGLNMDVSSRPQSEEAFTTGIYINGANTVNLGGNSTLTINSLTGGRQMLANVQNGGHLILNKDSEIVLNKTINSLYYDFYSLLNASGEGSSIVNEGTIESNGITALMSAENEGTVINKGVLTTVVNVDDSAVFETFVSANGKNSTAHNGSGGIINLTSLVTPTGSAQTALPFSPINFTYKIFYAMSTYDYGEVSNDAGATISLNGAGVYGMSAVQGTAINAGDIYLDGFVPVLDDAGNIISSSYWQAPQSYLYDTSAAMIVGSDDSGRGDATAINTGTITVKNAGFGMTALNGGTAINQGTINLIADEGVTGEPNQLVGMAALKQGVVINDTTGVINIDADYGQAFLTDENSYVINNGTINLDGSPMADDDSHMGATPTDKAWIQTLPGSGESSTQTSDTGFFTSDVVANYGNATLNGDVDIQDWLYNETDASLTVNGELNINASGLENKGTLNADTINTHSGIYNRADGSITTNLLTLNGNVTLFNEGDFTGSIAGTSYQQEIVNTGNMTVAADGKSLIEGSFIFYNQEGATLTNSGNAVEGGENTIINLTRTSDSLAQVNSGTITATNGYSAITTANASNNPVWIWNTATGVINGINPDAPLINLSRGFNFGNEGTINVQGDNAVAISGGTTSYNVNLVNSGTINVGTEQGQKDGTNGTGLIGIKGNGKATTINNTADGVINVYADNSYAFGGQTKAIINNGEINLLCDTGCDIYAPGTTGTLDDHNGTSDIAIPDANTAPAQGNVPDAPADPNAPQMLSNYIVGTNADGSSGSLKANNLVIGDNVEVNTGFTAGTSATTVVVDNAFTGNNIQGAEKITSTSVVWNAQGSTDGDGNVDVTMTKNAYADVATDGSVSGVAQALDSGYTNNELYTSLNVGTTAELNSALKQISGSQATTVFREARVLSNRFNMLANAAPQMGNGLSFNVVAKGDPRAELGNDARYDMLALRQTLDITESQSLTLEYGIARLDGSGAQAAGDNGVTGGYSQFFGLKHSMALNDDGLNWNNALRYDVHHLDSSRSVSYGDVSKAAESDARQQYLEFRSEGAKTFSMLGDALKVTPYAGVKLRHTMEDGYKERSAGDFNLSMNAGSETAVDSIVGMKLDYAGENGWGVSATLEGGPNLSYTKSQRTASLQGAAGQQFAVDDGQKGGGINSLASVGVKYSDKDKALSVDAYQWQEDNINDKGLMMTFKKTF
- the nirB gene encoding nitrite reductase large subunit NirB is translated as MSKVRLAIIGNGMVGHRFIEDLLDKADADRFDITVFCEEPRKAYDRVHLSSYFSHHTAEELSLVREGFYEKHGVKVLVGERAITINRQEKVIHSSAGRTVFYDKLIMATGSYPWVPPIKGSETQDCFVYRTIEDLKAIENCARRSKRGAVVGGGLLGLEAAGALKNLGVETHVIEFAPMLMAEQLDHMGGDQLRRKIESMGVKVHTSKNTKEIVQEGTEARKTMRFADGSELEVDFIVFSTGIRPRDKMATQCGLAVAQRGGIMINDSCQTSDPDIYAIGECASWNNRVYGLVAPGYKMAQVAVDHILGTENAFTGADMSAKLKLLGVDVGGIGDAHGRTPNSRSYVYLDESKEVYKRLIVSQDNKTLLGAVLVGDTSDFGNLLQLVLNAIELPENPDALILPAHASSGKPSIGVDKLPDSAQICSCFDVTKGMLISAINKGCHTVAALKAETKAGTGCGGCIPLVTQVLNAELAKQGIEVNNNLCEHFAYSRQELYHLIRVEGIKSFDELLEKHGQGYGCEVCKPTVGSLLASCWNDYVLKPEHTPLQDTNDNFLANIQKDGTYSVIPRSAGGEITPEGLVAVGRIAREYNLYTKITGSQRIGLFGAQKDDLPEIWRQLIEAGFETGHAYAKALRMAKTCVGSTWCRYGVGDSVGFGVELENRYKGIRTPHKMKFGVSGCTRECAEAQGKDVGIIATEKGWNLYVCGNGGMKPRHADLLAADLDHDTLIKYLDRFMMFYIRTADKLTRTASWLDNLEGGIDYLKSVIIDDKLGLNEHLEEEMARLRDAVICEWTETVNTPAAQTRFKHFINSTQRDPNVQVVAEREQHRPATPYERIPVTLVEENA
- the nirD gene encoding nitrite reductase small subunit NirD, whose protein sequence is MSQWVNICNINDILPATGVCALLGKEQVAIFRPRHDEQVFAISNIDPFFEASVLSRGLIAEHQGELWVASPLKKQRFRLSDGHCMEDESHSVKHYDVRVKDGKVQLRG
- the nirC gene encoding nitrite transporter NirC encodes the protein MFTDTINKCAANAARIARLSQHNPLGFWVSSAMAGAYVGLGIILIFTLGNLLEPSVRPLVMGATFGIALTLVIIAGSELFTGHTMFLTLGVKAGTISHRQMWAILPQTWVGNLLGSIFVALLYSWGGGSLLPVDTSIVHTVALVKTTQPAMVLFFKGALCNWLVCLAIWMAIRTEGAAKFIAIWWCLLAFIASGYEHSVANMTLFALSWFGHHNDAFTLSGIGHNLLWVTLGNTLSGAVFMGLGYWYATPKAERPTPANIATAQAKAHS
- a CDS encoding cytosine deaminase: MSTTPLWLVQNVRLPGREGLWQIAIENGRFGDITPMDDTHTESYEVLNARGGLAIPPFIEPHIHLDTTQTAGEPNWNQSGTLFEGIERWAERKALLSHEDVKARAWKTLKWQIANGIQFVRTHVDVSDPTLTALKAMLEVKQEVAPWVTLQIVAFPQEGILSYPNGAALLEEALRLGADVVGAIPHFEFTREYGVQSLHIAFELAKKYDRPLDIHCDEIDDEQSRFVETVATLAYEAGIGPRVTASHTTAMHSYNGAYTSRLFRLLKMSGINFVANPLVNIHLQGRFDDYPKRRGITRVKELQDAGINVCFGHDDVFDPWYPLGTGNMLQVLHMGLHVCQMMGYPQIDSGLNLITHNSARTFGLSDYGIETGNPANLIILPAESGFEAVRCQVPVRWSIRQGRVIATTQLAQTWIKTDKGGEEVFFTGNSPSAERKGA